The following coding sequences are from one Mytilus trossulus isolate FHL-02 chromosome 8, PNRI_Mtr1.1.1.hap1, whole genome shotgun sequence window:
- the LOC134681099 gene encoding G-protein coupled receptor 161-like, with protein sequence MFFNQTYLNVFNSTTYFGEDVIRNISTTKSTSEFLSWPPKNRNIVHGIILLTISVVGCTFNSFMIISIAPNQRLRSVRNILLLHLAGVGLLISMVPTLFIGVISLYGNWIGGEVTCKMLGFFITTFTSVSIWTIAALSWDKYQTIASPLHHSLSATIRKMTFLFSLFWIFAILLSVPPVFFNNRHTIHHSIDSCYGDYLKSIGSWYVTTVFCGIYFLPFLVLLYSYTHIFIIARTQSSRIAATMIRMTCVVQAPIAFAGQSNNGISPSIKGTKAMMTILQLVGTFTFTYFPYAIVIVIRSYCTYTCINSVLSLVVITLNQAAPVTNGAVYGLRNKILRNSFSRYIRREFRHMCYKDKRRGSIRSRTSSFRMSFRKTIQNGSHESFRRTQSLKVTRLSPSRPSMLNLVQKQSLRKTQSFSFANGHTLSCHEENMLNVPEENCEESDASDHIISIPETKEPNRHDTILDKEEEANKFG encoded by the coding sequence ATGTTCTTTAATCAAAcgtatttaaatgttttcaattcTACCACATACTTTGGAGAAGATGTGATTCGCAACATTTCAACAACTAAATCTACATCCGAATTTTTATCATGGCCACCCAAAAACCGGAATATAGTACATGgcattattttgttaacaataaGTGTTGTTGGATGTACGTTTAATTCATTTATGATCATTTCTATTGCTCCAAATCAGCGCTTACGTTCTGTACGAAATATATTGTTGCTGCATCTTGCTGGAGTTGGATTATTAATCTCAATGGTCCCAACATTATTTATAGGAGTTATTAGTTTATATGGAAATTGGATAGGAGGAGAGGTCACATGTAAAATGCTGGGATTTTTTATAACAACCTTCACTTCCGTTAGTATCTGGACAATTGCTGCGTTAAGCTGGGATAAATATCAAACGATAGCTTCCCCACTTCATCATTCACTATCAGCTACTATACGTAAAATGacgtttttgttttctcttttctgGATTTTTGCTATACTATTGTCTGTCCCTCCCGTGTTTTTTAACAATAGACATACTATTCATCATAGTATCGACTCCTGTTACGGCGACTACTTAAAGTCTATTGGAAGTTGGTACGTGACGACAGTATTCTGTGGAATATACTTTCTGCCCTTTTTAGTTTTGTTATATTcttatacacatatatttataatagcTAGAACACAAAGCAGCCGCATAGCAGCAACTATGATTAGAATGACGTGTGTCGTTCAAGCACCTATTGCATTTGCGGGTCAGTCAAATAATGGTATTTCACCCAGTATAAAAGGGACAAAAGCAATGATGACGATACTTCAGTTAGTGGGAACATTTACATTTACTTACTTTCCGTATGCTATTGTTATAGTAATTCGTTCCTATTGCACTTACACTTGTATAAATTCTGTGTTATCTTTGGTTGTGATTACATTGAATCAAGCAGCTCCAGTGACGAACGGGGCTGTTTACGGTCTTAGAAATAAGATTTTGCGTAATTCATTTTCTAGGTATATACGACGAGAATTTCGCCATATGTGCTATAAAGACAAACGGAGGGGCAGTATAAGATCTCGAACATCATCATTTCGGATGTCTTTTAGAAAGACTATTCAAAATGGTAGCCATGAATCTTTTCGCCGTACTCAATCTTTGAAGGTTACACGCCTAAGTCCAAGCAGACCATCAATGCTGAATCTAGTTCAAAAACAATCCTTGCGTAAAACTCAATCATTTTCATTTGCTAATGGTCACACATTGTCCTGTCATGAGGAGAACATGTTAAATGTACCCGAAGAGAATTGCGAAGAATCAGACGCAAGTGACCATATAATATCGATACCAGAAACAAAAGAACCAAATAGACACGATACAATACTAGATAAAGAAGAAGAAGCAAATAAATTTGGCTAA